The following are encoded in a window of Trichomycterus rosablanca isolate fTriRos1 chromosome 13, fTriRos1.hap1, whole genome shotgun sequence genomic DNA:
- the LOC134325654 gene encoding zinc finger protein DPF3-like, which yields MAAVIQNPLNTLGDQFYREAIEHCRSYNARLCAERSVRLPFLDSQTGVAQNNCYIWMERHHRGPGLAAGQMYSYPARCWRKKRRLLTSVDSTLHLYGLNIDGNLAAKDTLPPPSTALEALLRGDGLDKRNSNRDEESLLEIQRVLEADAIEDGYHDADDFEVDIPKRKHRGKGRGRGSGRRRADLDDQDKPYVYENKYKQKQNSKAATPVCGKRYRNRTGLSYHYDHSHIADKEEPQAKETEPSRSLAINHHPQFHEEQKSPDAGHTQNSFCKVCQVNSGSNLKDGKCSKCGRSEGHEEVKQENPIPGAEELFGATSESDTSTFHGFEEDELEEPLSNSSDATPKCR from the exons GTTGGGTGACCAGTTTTACAGAGAAGCCATTGAGCACTGTCGCAGCTACAATGCTCGCTTATGTGCGGAGCGCAGTGTCCGTCTGCCCTTCCTAGATTCACAGACCGGCGTTGCACAGAACAACTGCTACATCTGGATGGAACGGCATCATCGTGGACCAG GCTTGGCAGCTGGCCAGATGTACTCGTACCCTGCTCGGTGCTGGAGAAAGAAGAGAAGATTACTCACCTCCGTGGATTCCACTCTTCACCTCTACGGCCTAAATATTG ACGGCAACCTGGCGGCTAAAGACACTTTGCCTCCACCCAGCACTGCGCTCGAGGCTTTGCTGAGAGGTGACGGCTTAGACAAGAGGAACAGCAACAGAGATGAGGAGAGTCTGCTGGAGATTCAG AGAGTTCTGGAGGCCGACGCCATAGAAGATGGTTATCATGATGCTGACGACTTTGAAGTTGACATACCAAAGAGGAAACACCGTGGCAAAGGCAGA GGTCGAGGCAGTGGACGTCGGAGGGCAGACCTAGATGATCAAGATAAGCCATACGTTTATGAAA acaaatacaaacaaaagcAGAACTCCAAAGCTGCCACCCCAG tgtGTGGGAAACGCTACAGGAATCGCACCGGTTTAAGTTACCACTATGACCATAGCCACATCGCTGATAAAGAGGAGCCCCAGGCCAAGGAAACGGAGCCATCACGATCTCTAGCTATCAACCACCATCCTCAGTTTCACGAAG AACAAAAGAGTCCAGATGCTGGTCATACACAAAACAGTTTTTGCAAAGTCTGTCAAGTAAATTCAGGCTCCAATCTGAAAGATGGCAAGTGCTCCAAGTGTGGCCGTTCAG AAGGCCATGAAGAAGTTAAACAAGAGAATCCTATTCCTGGAGCTGAGGAGCTGTTTGGTGCCACTTCGGAGAGCGACACCTCTACATTTCATGGCTTTGAGGAGGATGAGTTGGAAGAGCCGTTATCCAATAGCAGTGACGCCACCCCAAAGTGCAGATAG